The Pedobacter mucosus genome window below encodes:
- a CDS encoding TonB-dependent receptor, which translates to MNSITIFKSAALTLLISFLSIISFAQSGKISGTVSDKKTGETLIGVTVKIKGTTKGVSTDVDGKYLLQAMASGKYTLEFSYVGYQNKEVSDVEVKSPSVTNLNVILNEAGGQNLGEVVIKASFKQESVNSLYAQQKNSALISDGISSDQIRKSPDRNTSDVLKRVSGATIQDNKFVIVRGLSDRYNTATLDNSTLPSTEPNRKAFSFDIVPSNLVDKITINKTATPDLPADFAGGAVSITTKDIPEENFLSFGIGYGYNSQSTFKDFSATKKNALSYLGFEDGAKQLAENFPTTAMINNGISNAKNIAALKSLPNDYAISNRSALPTQNYQLSLGRVKHYESGNKFGALFSATYRNAQTINQDVERNFYVYNYNDNQYRFSTNIGGLANFAYSFGKNKISFKNIYNKNYDDNYTTREGVKDGNSLNQFYAYDVMQKSLFKSTLEGDHQIGEGNSKIKWTASFSNVGNNQPNQLKINYTKPLAAQNDPSVLYQANITSLGKDNTRLFSDLNENIYSGDVNYNTPFKLFNASTTMKVGLGSQYRDRNYTARFIGAELRTNDAALQNTIRSLPITQIFSQSLFESGVYKLSEVGNDLDNYDANSFTNYGYAMLDQKLGENFRAVYGVRAENYVVKLMNVSNTYVDDTQLDILPSVNLTYALTKKANLRASYYRTLARPEFRELSLSSYYDYELLANITGNPNLKRSLIDNADLRYELYPGAGEVFSVSAFYKHFTNAIESYRYDVLSTPDISFFNTPKAYTYGLEFEARKNLSFISESDFMKNTTAYFNLSLIKSKVNNPTDQEYIDKTRPMVGQSPYVVNAGLQHSALDNKLNFNILYNRIGRRIIQAGGIRFPSTWENPRDVLDFQVSYKVIKSRGEIKLNAGDILNQRSIIYFDYNGDKKYNGSVGNGGDETAMSYKPGTNISLSFNYSF; encoded by the coding sequence TTGAACTCAATCACAATTTTTAAAAGCGCAGCACTAACACTGCTAATCTCATTTTTAAGTATAATATCATTTGCACAATCAGGAAAAATTTCTGGAACAGTATCTGATAAAAAAACTGGCGAAACTTTAATCGGCGTAACGGTTAAAATTAAAGGTACTACCAAAGGCGTTTCAACGGATGTTGATGGAAAGTATTTATTACAAGCCATGGCTAGCGGAAAATACACCTTAGAATTTTCATACGTTGGCTATCAAAATAAAGAAGTTAGTGATGTTGAAGTAAAATCTCCATCGGTTACCAATCTAAATGTTATCCTTAACGAAGCAGGTGGGCAAAACTTAGGTGAAGTTGTTATTAAAGCTAGCTTTAAACAAGAATCTGTTAATTCATTGTATGCACAGCAAAAAAACAGTGCTTTAATTTCTGATGGTATTTCTAGTGATCAAATTAGGAAATCACCAGATAGAAATACGTCTGATGTGCTTAAACGAGTAAGCGGTGCAACAATTCAAGATAATAAGTTTGTTATTGTACGTGGTTTAAGTGATCGTTACAATACTGCAACCTTAGATAATTCTACGCTTCCAAGTACAGAGCCGAACAGAAAAGCTTTTTCTTTCGATATTGTTCCATCTAACTTAGTTGATAAAATTACGATTAACAAAACTGCTACACCAGATTTACCAGCAGATTTTGCCGGTGGTGCAGTATCTATTACCACTAAAGATATTCCAGAAGAGAACTTTTTGTCATTCGGCATTGGATATGGATACAACAGTCAATCTACTTTTAAAGATTTCTCTGCAACGAAAAAGAATGCTTTAAGTTATTTGGGTTTTGAAGATGGCGCAAAACAATTAGCAGAAAACTTTCCAACTACAGCCATGATTAATAATGGCATTTCGAATGCAAAAAACATAGCGGCTTTAAAATCATTGCCGAATGATTATGCAATTAGCAATAGAAGCGCACTTCCTACACAAAATTATCAATTAAGTTTAGGTAGGGTAAAGCATTATGAAAGCGGAAACAAATTCGGAGCTTTGTTTTCTGCAACTTATAGAAATGCACAAACTATAAATCAAGATGTTGAGCGTAATTTTTACGTTTATAATTACAATGATAACCAATATAGATTCTCTACCAACATCGGTGGCTTAGCCAACTTTGCTTACAGCTTTGGCAAAAACAAAATCAGTTTTAAAAACATCTACAACAAAAATTACGACGATAACTATACCACTCGTGAGGGTGTAAAGGACGGTAATTCATTAAATCAATTCTACGCTTATGATGTAATGCAGAAATCACTTTTCAAATCAACTTTAGAAGGTGATCATCAAATTGGAGAAGGTAATAGCAAAATTAAATGGACAGCTTCTTTTAGTAATGTTGGTAATAATCAACCAAATCAATTAAAAATAAATTACACCAAGCCACTTGCTGCTCAAAATGATCCAAGCGTATTGTATCAGGCAAATATCACCTCATTAGGTAAAGATAATACAAGATTATTCTCTGATTTAAATGAAAATATTTATTCTGGTGATGTAAACTACAACACGCCTTTCAAGTTATTTAATGCTTCTACCACCATGAAAGTTGGTTTAGGTTCTCAATATCGTGATCGTAATTACACTGCCCGTTTTATCGGTGCTGAATTAAGAACCAATGATGCAGCGTTGCAGAACACTATTAGATCTTTACCCATCACACAAATCTTCTCACAATCATTGTTTGAATCTGGTGTTTATAAATTATCCGAAGTTGGAAACGATTTAGATAACTACGATGCAAATTCATTTACAAACTATGGTTATGCAATGCTTGATCAAAAGTTAGGCGAAAATTTTAGAGCCGTTTATGGAGTTAGAGCAGAAAACTATGTTGTAAAATTGATGAATGTAAGTAATACTTATGTTGATGATACGCAGTTAGACATTCTTCCATCGGTAAATCTAACTTATGCTTTAACCAAAAAAGCAAACTTACGTGCATCGTATTACCGCACATTGGCCAGACCAGAGTTTAGAGAGCTTTCATTATCATCATATTATGATTATGAATTGTTAGCTAATATTACTGGTAATCCAAACTTAAAAAGATCATTAATTGATAATGCAGATTTAAGGTACGAATTATACCCAGGCGCTGGAGAAGTTTTCTCGGTATCTGCTTTCTACAAGCACTTTACAAATGCAATCGAATCTTACCGTTACGATGTTTTATCAACTCCTGATATTTCATTTTTCAATACGCCAAAAGCATACACTTACGGTTTAGAATTTGAAGCTAGAAAAAATTTAAGTTTTATTAGCGAAAGTGATTTTATGAAAAACACTACAGCTTATTTCAATTTATCATTAATAAAATCTAAAGTAAATAATCCTACAGATCAAGAGTATATTGATAAAACCCGTCCAATGGTTGGTCAGTCGCCTTATGTAGTTAATGCTGGTTTGCAACATAGCGCATTAGATAATAAATTAAACTTTAACATTTTATACAATAGAATTGGAAGAAGAATTATCCAGGCTGGCGGTATTCGTTTCCCAAGTACATGGGAAAACCCAAGGGATGTTTTAGATTTCCAAGTGAGTTATAAAGTAATTAAATCTCGTGGTGAGATTAAATTAAATGCTGGTGATATTTTAAACCAGAGAAGTATTATCTATTTCGATTATAATGGCGATAAAAAATACAATGGTAGCGTAGGTAACGGTGGTGATGAAACTGCAATGTCTTACAAACCAGGTACAAATATCTCGCTATCATTCAATTATTCCTTTTAA
- a CDS encoding DUF962 domain-containing protein: MSKQTVKIESKRPVDIYFDKYQESHNNQTNEVIHWICVPLIIFSLLGLVWLIPFPHLNFLGKYNGFVNWASFLIAFSIYYYYRLSPVLSYMMLLLVIIMSWGIVSIEAWSKVGGPAPWLVFLSIFIFSWIGQFIGHKIEGKKPSFLDDVKFLLIGPIWLMHFICLKVGIKY, translated from the coding sequence ATGAGCAAGCAAACTGTTAAGATAGAATCAAAACGACCTGTAGATATTTATTTTGATAAATATCAAGAAAGTCACAATAACCAAACTAATGAAGTAATACATTGGATTTGTGTGCCTTTAATTATATTCAGTTTGCTTGGTTTAGTTTGGTTAATTCCCTTTCCACATTTGAACTTCTTAGGCAAATACAATGGCTTTGTAAATTGGGCATCCTTCTTAATAGCCTTTTCTATTTATTACTATTACCGCCTTTCGCCAGTGCTTTCTTATATGATGTTGCTATTAGTGATTATTATGAGTTGGGGAATTGTATCTATTGAGGCTTGGAGTAAAGTCGGCGGACCAGCGCCATGGTTAGTTTTTTTGAGCATATTTATATTCTCTTGGATAGGTCAGTTCATTGGACATAAAATTGAAGGTAAGAAACCGTCATTTTTAGATGATGTTAAATTCCTGTTAATAGGCCCGATCTGGTTAATGCACTTCATTTGCTTAAAAGTAGGTATTAAGTACTAA
- the rny gene encoding ribonuclease Y has translation MEIVEILGYVFALIAGVAIGIVVGRYLLRNLLKQQEVAAQTKVKKILKDAENNAEILKKNKLLEAKEKFLQLKAEHEQDVNAKNNVINQRENTMKQKEQSVNQRMENFNKKEQDLDKQKTLLEKQTELAVKKQEEVEVLKTQHLTQLETIAGLSADEAKNQLVENLKEVARTQAMIQIKDIVDEAKLTASKEAKKVVIQTIQRTATEAAIENSVSIFHIESDEIKGRVIGREGRNIRALEAATGIEIIVDDTPEAIILSGFDPVRREIARLALHRLVTDGRIHPARIEEVVAKTKKQIEDEIVEIGERTVIDLGIHGLHPELIRMVGRMRYRSSYGQNLLHHSREVANFCATMAAELGLNAKMAKRAGLLHDIGKVPDDNPELPHAILGMQLAEKYKEHPEICNAIGAHHDEIEMTSMISPIIQACDAISGARPGARREVVESYIKRLKDLEELALSYPGVEKTFAIQAGRELRVIVESERITDAQAELLAADISTRIQTEMTYPGQIKVTVIRETRSVAFAK, from the coding sequence ATGGAAATAGTTGAAATATTAGGATACGTATTTGCTTTAATAGCGGGTGTAGCTATCGGAATAGTGGTAGGAAGGTACCTGCTGCGTAATTTACTTAAGCAGCAGGAAGTTGCAGCCCAAACCAAGGTTAAAAAGATTTTAAAGGATGCAGAGAACAACGCTGAGATCTTAAAAAAGAATAAATTATTAGAAGCAAAAGAGAAATTTCTACAATTAAAAGCAGAACATGAACAAGATGTTAATGCTAAAAATAATGTAATAAACCAGCGTGAAAATACCATGAAGCAGAAAGAGCAATCGGTAAATCAGCGCATGGAAAACTTTAATAAAAAAGAGCAGGATCTTGATAAACAAAAAACGCTTTTAGAAAAACAAACTGAATTAGCCGTTAAAAAACAAGAAGAAGTCGAAGTTTTAAAAACGCAACATTTAACACAATTAGAAACAATTGCTGGTTTATCTGCCGATGAAGCTAAAAATCAACTGGTAGAAAACTTAAAAGAGGTGGCTCGTACTCAAGCCATGATTCAGATTAAAGATATCGTTGATGAAGCTAAATTAACAGCAAGTAAAGAGGCTAAAAAAGTGGTTATCCAAACCATTCAACGTACCGCAACTGAAGCAGCTATTGAAAATTCTGTTTCTATTTTCCACATTGAAAGTGATGAAATTAAAGGTCGCGTAATTGGTAGAGAAGGTAGAAACATTCGTGCTTTAGAAGCAGCTACAGGTATCGAAATTATTGTTGATGATACACCAGAAGCGATTATATTATCAGGCTTTGACCCCGTTAGAAGAGAAATAGCCCGTTTAGCGTTGCACCGTTTGGTAACAGATGGCCGTATTCACCCAGCTCGTATTGAAGAAGTGGTGGCTAAAACCAAAAAGCAAATTGAAGATGAAATTGTAGAAATTGGTGAACGTACGGTTATCGATTTAGGTATTCATGGTTTGCATCCTGAGTTAATTCGCATGGTTGGTAGAATGCGTTACCGTTCGTCTTACGGACAAAATCTTTTACATCACTCTCGTGAGGTTGCTAATTTTTGTGCGACAATGGCTGCGGAATTAGGCTTGAATGCGAAAATGGCAAAACGTGCCGGTTTATTACACGATATTGGTAAGGTGCCTGATGATAACCCTGAATTGCCACACGCAATTTTAGGGATGCAATTAGCTGAAAAATATAAAGAACACCCAGAAATTTGTAACGCAATTGGAGCTCACCATGATGAAATAGAGATGACCTCTATGATATCTCCAATCATACAAGCTTGTGATGCCATTTCAGGCGCTCGTCCGGGTGCACGTAGAGAAGTGGTTGAAAGTTATATTAAACGTTTGAAAGATTTAGAAGAACTGGCACTTTCTTATCCAGGTGTTGAAAAAACTTTTGCTATACAAGCAGGTAGAGAGTTACGTGTAATTGTAGAAAGCGAACGCATAACTGATGCTCAGGCTGAGTTATTAGCAGCTGATATTTCAACCCGTATTCAAACGGAAATGACTTATCCAGGGCAAATAAAGGTTACCGTAATTAGAGAAACTCGTTCTGTAGCATTCGCGAAGTAA
- a CDS encoding cell division protein ZapA, which yields MGEISIKITISDRIYPLKVNTEEEEIVRRAAKMINERIKDYQDNYAVRDKQDLLSMAVLHYATAVLRTENKVQSQDTAVADKVEELDVLLSDFFSK from the coding sequence ATGGGAGAAATCTCGATTAAAATAACCATTTCCGACCGTATCTACCCACTTAAAGTTAATACGGAAGAGGAAGAAATTGTGAGACGGGCAGCAAAAATGATCAATGAGCGCATAAAAGATTATCAAGATAATTATGCGGTTAGGGATAAGCAGGATCTTCTTTCTATGGCAGTTTTGCATTACGCAACCGCCGTATTAAGAACAGAAAATAAAGTACAAAGTCAAGATACCGCTGTTGCAGATAAAGTTGAAGAATTGGATGTTTTACTCAGTGATTTCTTTTCAAAATAA
- the pheT gene encoding phenylalanine--tRNA ligase subunit beta, protein MKISYNWLKQFVQIDKTPQELSLILTDVGLEVESVDKVQPVVGGLEGLVIGEVLTCIQHPNADRLRITTVNVGGAENLQIVCGAPNVGAGQKVVVATVGTTVYPLEGEPFKIKESKIRGEVSQGMICAEDEISLGKSHDGIMILDEDTQVGIRAKDHFKMDDDFVFEIGLTPNRADAASHLGVARDLAAFFRSTYQLPDLAGFKIDNENLVIDVNVEDQEACPRYSSLTISGVKVAESPDWLKDKLKVIGIRPINNVVDITNFVLHSLGQPLHAFDADKITGGKVFVKKVAEGTPFTTLDGIERKLNADDLMICSAKEPMCIAGVFGGKTSGVDLETKNIFLESAYFNSVSVRKTSKRHGLKTDASFRYERGTDPEITVTALKYAALLIKELAGGEISSSVSDIYPKPIAAFEFDVSFHNINKLIGIEIPSKEIKEIIIALGIEATAETEEGLSLKVPSYKVDVTRECDITEEVLRIYGYNNIPIPSKVNASLSYTSKPDKENTQNVIADLLTANGYAEIWCNSLTKSTYSKNLDEAVFILNPLSSDLNVMRQGLLMPALESVAYNQNRKNANVKFYEFGKTYHLINEKYVERPRLLLVISGSKESEQWNQNSKLTSFYNLKSAVDAILARLGITSFQTNELQDENFAYGIKYFRGEKALVSFGAVSKADRKVADVNAEVFYADFDWAGLLDIVKKNTIINKEVSKYPQVRRDLSLLIDQNVTFDTLKAIAFKTDKKLIKDVGVFDVYVGDKLPEGKKSYALNFILQDEEQTLTDKQIESTMQKLIANLTGQAGAEIRK, encoded by the coding sequence ATGAAAATATCTTATAACTGGTTAAAGCAATTTGTACAAATAGATAAAACGCCACAAGAACTCTCTTTAATTTTAACCGATGTTGGTTTAGAAGTAGAAAGTGTAGATAAAGTGCAGCCTGTAGTTGGTGGTTTGGAAGGATTGGTAATTGGTGAAGTATTAACCTGCATACAGCACCCAAATGCTGATCGCCTGCGCATTACAACTGTTAATGTTGGTGGAGCAGAAAATTTACAAATCGTTTGTGGAGCACCAAATGTAGGCGCCGGACAAAAAGTTGTTGTGGCTACCGTTGGCACAACTGTTTATCCTTTGGAAGGTGAGCCTTTCAAAATTAAGGAATCGAAAATTAGGGGAGAGGTTTCTCAGGGAATGATTTGTGCTGAAGATGAAATTAGTTTAGGCAAATCTCATGATGGCATTATGATCTTAGACGAAGATACTCAAGTTGGTATCCGTGCTAAAGATCATTTTAAAATGGATGATGATTTTGTTTTTGAAATCGGGCTTACACCAAACCGAGCTGATGCTGCTTCACATTTGGGCGTAGCGAGAGATTTAGCAGCTTTTTTTCGTAGCACGTATCAATTACCAGATTTAGCAGGCTTTAAAATAGATAACGAAAATTTAGTAATTGATGTAAATGTTGAAGATCAGGAAGCTTGTCCTAGATATAGTAGTTTAACGATTTCTGGTGTTAAGGTTGCAGAATCTCCAGATTGGTTGAAGGATAAGTTGAAGGTTATTGGCATTCGTCCAATTAATAATGTAGTAGATATTACCAATTTTGTACTTCATAGTTTGGGTCAACCGTTACATGCTTTTGATGCTGATAAAATTACTGGTGGAAAGGTTTTCGTTAAAAAGGTAGCCGAAGGAACTCCATTTACCACGCTTGATGGTATTGAGCGCAAGTTGAACGCAGATGATTTAATGATTTGCAGTGCCAAAGAACCGATGTGCATTGCTGGTGTTTTCGGAGGAAAAACTTCGGGAGTAGATTTGGAAACTAAAAACATCTTTTTAGAAAGCGCTTATTTCAATTCAGTTTCTGTTCGTAAAACATCAAAAAGACATGGTTTAAAAACTGATGCTTCTTTTCGCTATGAGCGTGGAACAGATCCAGAAATTACGGTAACTGCTTTAAAATACGCGGCGCTTTTAATTAAAGAATTAGCGGGAGGAGAAATTTCATCATCAGTTTCTGATATTTACCCTAAACCAATTGCCGCGTTTGAATTTGATGTGAGTTTTCACAACATCAATAAATTAATTGGTATTGAAATTCCTTCTAAAGAGATTAAAGAGATTATTATCGCTTTAGGTATCGAAGCAACAGCAGAAACTGAAGAGGGTTTATCTTTAAAAGTTCCATCGTATAAGGTTGATGTTACACGCGAATGCGACATTACAGAAGAGGTTTTGAGAATTTATGGTTACAATAACATCCCGATTCCTTCTAAAGTAAATGCTTCTTTATCCTATACTTCAAAACCTGATAAGGAAAACACGCAAAACGTAATTGCCGATTTGTTAACCGCAAATGGTTACGCAGAAATTTGGTGTAACTCCCTAACAAAATCAACTTATTCGAAGAATTTGGATGAAGCTGTTTTTATTTTGAATCCATTAAGTAGCGATTTGAATGTAATGCGCCAAGGTTTGTTAATGCCAGCGTTAGAAAGCGTTGCTTATAACCAAAACCGTAAAAACGCCAATGTAAAGTTTTACGAGTTTGGAAAAACTTACCATTTAATTAATGAAAAGTACGTAGAGCGCCCAAGATTGTTATTGGTTATTTCCGGATCTAAGGAAAGTGAACAGTGGAATCAAAATTCTAAATTGACAAGTTTTTACAATTTGAAGTCTGCTGTTGATGCCATTCTTGCTCGTTTAGGAATTACAAGTTTCCAGACTAATGAGTTGCAGGATGAAAACTTTGCTTATGGTATTAAGTATTTCCGCGGAGAAAAAGCATTGGTAAGTTTTGGAGCTGTTTCAAAAGCAGATAGGAAAGTTGCCGATGTAAACGCTGAAGTTTTTTATGCTGACTTTGATTGGGCTGGTTTATTGGATATTGTGAAAAAGAATACAATTATAAATAAAGAGGTATCAAAATATCCGCAGGTGAGAAGGGATTTATCTTTGTTGATTGATCAGAATGTTACTTTTGATACCTTAAAAGCTATAGCCTTTAAAACGGATAAAAAACTTATAAAAGATGTTGGCGTTTTTGATGTTTATGTAGGCGACAAATTACCTGAAGGCAAAAAATCTTATGCGCTAAATTTTATTTTGCAGGATGAAGAGCAAACCCTTACAGATAAGCAGATTGAAAGCACAATGCAAAAGTTAATCGCTAATTTAACCGGACAAGCCGGCGCAGAAATTAGGAAATAA
- a CDS encoding polysaccharide biosynthesis/export family protein → MFNTIKISGRKNLLFLCFLFSIAIMVSSCATSQKTVYFNNQQDAMLKSNNVPAKNTIHPNDLLSIAVTSLNPTATEIFNKPNNSFVASSGVTGMNLQSPGYLVNEEGKIQFPVLGEMVVTGLTTNELRVKITNELTNKKLLVDPIVIVRQLNFKVSILGEVARPSVVNVQNEKISLLEALGLAGDITIYGKKDNVMVIREEDGVKKIKRLNLNSSEIFTSEYYYLKSNDIVYVEANKAKVASSTRSSQLLPILLSALSFGAIIIDRIAR, encoded by the coding sequence ATGTTCAACACAATCAAAATCTCTGGCCGCAAAAACCTTTTGTTTTTATGCTTTTTATTTTCAATAGCTATTATGGTTAGCTCTTGTGCCACTTCTCAGAAAACAGTCTATTTTAATAATCAGCAGGATGCCATGTTAAAATCTAACAATGTGCCTGCTAAAAACACCATTCATCCAAACGATTTATTAAGTATTGCGGTTACTAGTTTAAATCCAACAGCTACAGAAATATTTAATAAACCAAATAATTCTTTTGTAGCCAGTAGTGGCGTAACTGGAATGAATTTGCAATCTCCTGGATATCTGGTAAATGAAGAAGGAAAAATTCAATTTCCTGTACTGGGCGAAATGGTGGTTACCGGTTTGACAACCAATGAATTAAGGGTGAAAATTACTAATGAGTTAACAAACAAAAAGTTACTTGTTGACCCGATTGTTATTGTTAGACAGTTAAATTTTAAAGTAAGTATTTTAGGTGAGGTTGCTCGTCCTTCAGTTGTGAATGTTCAGAATGAGAAAATTTCATTATTAGAAGCACTTGGCTTGGCTGGAGACATTACTATTTATGGAAAAAAAGATAATGTAATGGTTATCCGTGAGGAAGATGGTGTTAAAAAAATTAAGAGATTAAATCTTAATTCAAGTGAAATATTTACATCAGAATATTATTATTTAAAATCTAACGATATCGTTTATGTTGAAGCGAACAAAGCAAAAGTTGCCAGCTCAACAAGATCATCTCAACTTTTACCAATATTATTAAGTGCACTATCATTTGGAGCAATTATTATAGATCGTATAGCTAGATAA
- a CDS encoding GumC family protein, whose protein sequence is MSLIRKTTETNTPGNSKGLMIFKLLPYWPFFLILFGIAILGAYLYLQITPVAYETNARIQINERKGSSEISTPAEPMQDVKQKKTVDNEREVIISTPILGKVVQDLSLYATVYIKKGLSTKTLYKNSPIKIIVQNPDKIVPQDKISFTYSDKGVIISGKTYTYLTWYRMPYGTIRFKKTGSKSTSGEDKLSFSLTPLKSVVQSISERLTVTEANKLSTILNVSFLDEDPTRAEDILNTTLKAYANAGIEEDNKLAANTLQFINQRLAGVENELIAIESQQQNYQASRGAIDIGTQGKLYLENVSVNDQKVGEINMQLSVLDQVEKYVRSKDLSAGIVPSTAGINDPSLTDMVKDIYQLQLNAEGLKKTTGENNPLYVTYTDQIQSIKPQIIQNLRNQRNSLNASKANLSSTTNNYSSALQSMPETQRKLVDIDREQQIKSGIYTFLLKKKEETALSYITNGSDSKIVSGAISSEFPVSPKRKMVYLASLLGAGILGIGFVSVKEGLRRNVMFQKDIEELTSLPVIAEISSNPKKANIVTGSKERTLIAEQFRSLRTTLRYLGVDTSKKRIMVTSAIPGEGKSFIASNLAITLSMSGKKVALLDFDLNHPSIHHKFGLKQSAGITEYLEGSATLEDIKIQPTKFENLTIMLTGSLPDDPAELIMNGRAQKLLDELQDDYDFIIIDVPPVGPVSDAYTIAPLCDATLFVIRHAYTPKIFVERIDENIKLNNLPSPGIVFNAVAQRGYGKNNYGYGYGSGMVYGGSYDRKLISKTGQINE, encoded by the coding sequence ATGAGTTTAATAAGAAAAACTACAGAAACTAATACACCTGGTAATTCTAAGGGGTTAATGATATTTAAATTGTTACCCTATTGGCCATTCTTTTTAATACTATTTGGCATCGCCATTTTAGGTGCCTACCTTTATTTGCAAATTACGCCTGTTGCTTATGAAACAAATGCTAGAATTCAAATAAACGAACGGAAAGGATCTTCTGAAATTTCGACACCTGCTGAACCAATGCAAGATGTTAAACAAAAGAAGACAGTTGATAATGAACGTGAGGTAATTATCTCAACGCCTATATTAGGAAAAGTTGTACAAGATTTAAGTCTATATGCTACCGTATATATTAAAAAAGGTTTATCAACTAAAACGCTTTACAAAAATTCTCCGATAAAAATTATCGTTCAAAATCCCGATAAAATTGTTCCGCAGGATAAAATTTCTTTTACTTATAGTGATAAAGGTGTAATTATTAGTGGTAAAACTTACACTTATCTTACTTGGTATCGGATGCCATATGGCACCATAAGGTTTAAAAAAACGGGCAGTAAATCAACTTCAGGTGAGGATAAATTATCATTTTCGCTTACGCCTCTCAAAAGTGTAGTTCAATCCATTTCAGAACGCCTTACGGTTACGGAAGCAAATAAGCTTTCTACTATTTTAAATGTTTCATTTTTAGATGAAGACCCAACACGGGCTGAAGACATTTTAAATACTACACTAAAAGCTTATGCTAATGCTGGAATTGAAGAAGACAATAAGCTTGCAGCAAATACTTTGCAGTTTATAAATCAACGCTTAGCAGGCGTAGAAAATGAGTTAATCGCCATTGAAAGTCAACAACAAAATTACCAAGCAAGTCGTGGCGCTATTGATATTGGTACACAAGGTAAATTATATTTAGAAAATGTAAGTGTTAATGATCAAAAAGTAGGCGAAATTAACATGCAGCTTTCTGTACTTGATCAAGTTGAAAAATATGTACGATCGAAAGATTTAAGTGCTGGCATTGTACCATCAACAGCAGGTATAAATGATCCATCACTTACTGATATGGTTAAAGATATTTATCAACTGCAATTAAATGCTGAAGGATTGAAGAAAACGACTGGTGAAAATAACCCCTTATACGTTACTTATACCGATCAAATTCAATCGATTAAACCTCAGATTATTCAAAACCTCCGTAATCAACGAAATAGCTTAAACGCTAGTAAAGCAAACTTATCATCAACCACAAATAACTATTCATCTGCTTTGCAATCTATGCCAGAAACGCAAAGGAAATTAGTGGATATAGATCGCGAGCAGCAAATAAAAAGCGGCATTTATACTTTTTTATTAAAGAAAAAGGAAGAAACTGCTTTGAGTTATATTACAAATGGATCTGATAGCAAAATTGTGAGCGGCGCCATTTCTTCTGAGTTTCCAGTAAGTCCAAAACGTAAAATGGTTTACTTGGCTTCACTACTTGGAGCTGGTATATTGGGTATTGGTTTTGTATCTGTAAAGGAAGGTTTGAGGCGAAATGTAATGTTTCAAAAAGACATCGAAGAGCTTACTTCTTTACCGGTTATTGCAGAAATTAGTTCCAATCCTAAAAAGGCAAATATTGTTACAGGTTCTAAAGAACGTACACTCATCGCAGAGCAATTTCGAAGTTTAAGAACAACTTTGAGATACTTAGGCGTAGATACTTCTAAAAAAAGAATCATGGTTACTTCAGCCATTCCTGGAGAAGGTAAAAGTTTCATCGCTTCTAATTTGGCAATTACTTTATCCATGAGCGGTAAAAAAGTCGCTTTGTTAGATTTTGATCTTAATCACCCAAGCATTCACCATAAATTTGGCTTAAAACAGTCTGCTGGTATTACAGAATATTTGGAAGGAAGTGCAACACTTGAAGATATAAAAATTCAGCCAACTAAATTTGAAAATTTAACGATCATGTTAACTGGCTCATTACCTGATGATCCAGCTGAGCTTATCATGAATGGAAGAGCACAAAAGTTGCTTGATGAACTACAAGATGATTATGATTTTATCATTATAGATGTTCCGCCAGTTGGTCCGGTATCTGATGCTTATACCATTGCTCCTCTTTGTGATGCAACTTTATTTGTAATTAGACATGCCTATACACCGAAGATTTTTGTGGAACGCATAGATGAAAATATAAAACTTAATAATCTACCTAGTCCAGGAATTGTATTTAATGCTGTTGCACAAAGAGGTTATGGCAAAAATAATTATGGCTATGGTTATGGATCAGGTATGGTTTATGGTGGTTCATACGATAGAAAATTGATAAGCAAAACAGGTCAGATTAATGAATAG